A region from the Oceanidesulfovibrio marinus genome encodes:
- a CDS encoding M24 family metallopeptidase, translating into MMQARLRARRARLRQRISEAGLAGLLVSHAANRYYLTGFELHDAQCNESSGLLLITAAGEDYLLTDPRYKDAALRLWPEENLFIYTGGAREAIREFLEKTVDTSSGPLGFESKAMCMDDYGFFSETVKLQPADGHVEEMRLIKDPVEIEAMRRSCGLNHAVFSKVPELLIPGTTEAELAWELEKLFREHGASELSFNTIAAVGPNAALPHAVPGEDQVLDNCPVLVDMGCRLDNYCSDQTRTFWAGDKPTDEFKRTLELVQEAQALAIEMIKPGVPMIDAYNTARDYFEKNGVAEYFTHGLGHGVGLETHEAPSISTRSKGEFKSGMVVTVEPGLYYPEWGGVRWEYMVLVTDNGCEVL; encoded by the coding sequence ATGATGCAAGCACGACTTCGCGCACGGCGCGCACGACTCAGGCAACGAATCTCCGAGGCCGGTCTGGCCGGTCTTCTCGTCAGCCACGCGGCAAATCGCTACTACCTCACCGGCTTCGAGCTGCACGACGCCCAGTGCAACGAGTCCTCCGGCCTGCTGCTCATCACGGCGGCCGGCGAGGACTACCTGCTCACCGACCCGCGCTACAAGGACGCGGCCCTGCGGCTCTGGCCCGAGGAGAACCTCTTCATCTACACCGGTGGCGCGCGCGAGGCCATCCGCGAGTTCCTGGAAAAGACCGTGGATACTTCCTCCGGCCCCCTGGGCTTCGAGTCCAAGGCCATGTGCATGGACGACTACGGCTTCTTCTCCGAGACCGTGAAGCTGCAGCCGGCCGACGGCCATGTGGAGGAGATGCGCCTGATCAAGGACCCGGTGGAGATCGAGGCCATGCGCCGCTCCTGCGGGCTGAACCACGCCGTGTTCTCCAAGGTTCCGGAGCTGTTGATTCCGGGCACGACCGAGGCCGAGCTGGCCTGGGAGCTGGAGAAGCTCTTCCGCGAGCACGGCGCCTCGGAGCTGTCTTTCAATACCATCGCGGCCGTGGGCCCCAACGCGGCCCTGCCCCACGCCGTGCCCGGCGAGGACCAGGTGCTGGACAACTGCCCGGTGCTGGTGGACATGGGCTGCCGGCTGGACAACTACTGCTCCGACCAGACCCGCACCTTCTGGGCCGGCGACAAGCCCACCGACGAGTTCAAGCGCACCCTGGAGCTGGTGCAGGAGGCCCAGGCGCTGGCCATCGAGATGATCAAGCCCGGCGTGCCCATGATCGATGCCTACAACACCGCCCGCGACTACTTTGAAAAGAACGGCGTGGCCGAGTACTTCACCCACGGTCTGGGCCACGGCGTTGGCCTGGAGACCCACGAGGCGCCCAGCATCTCCACCCGCTCCAAGGGCGAATTCAAGTCCGGCATGGTCGTCACGGTGGAGCCGGGCCTCTACTACCCGGAGTGGGGCGGCGTGCGCTGGGAGTACATGGTCCTGGTCACGGACAACGGTTGCGAGGTTCTGTGA
- a CDS encoding protoporphyrinogen/coproporphyrinogen oxidase: protein MHVKNCIIGAGPTGLGAAHRLAELGEDDFVVLERDGHVGGLSASFRDDAGFTWDLGGHVVFSHYEYFDALLDSLLGEDALQHQRIARVRIAGSWVPYPFQNNIRHLPKELVWECVDGLVEAHDRAARESAPAADFAEWIDRVFGAGIARLFMRPYNFKVWATPPERMQAGWIGERVSVVDLRRVLENIILEKEDVSWGPNNTFRFPLEGGTGAIYTRLAQPYMDRIRLETPVAGVDAESRTIRTADGQTITYENLLNTSPLDLFAGKLVSDAPDSLREAATLLEHNSVFVAGVGVAGTRDDDTCWMYFPEDNSPFYRTTNFHNYSPRNVPAGVSARALMAETSFSAYKKEDTAALMDRTVDGLVASALMENDEKRAILTRWETVLPYGYPVPTLDRDRALAAIQPWLEERGICSRGRFGGWRYEVANMDHSVMQGKEWADRVTRGDTEQTYTTPSK from the coding sequence ATGCACGTGAAGAACTGCATCATAGGCGCCGGCCCCACCGGCCTGGGCGCCGCCCACCGCCTGGCCGAGCTGGGCGAGGACGACTTCGTCGTGCTGGAGCGCGACGGCCACGTGGGCGGGCTCTCGGCCAGCTTCCGGGACGATGCGGGCTTCACCTGGGACCTGGGCGGCCACGTGGTTTTTTCCCACTACGAGTACTTTGATGCGCTGCTCGACTCCCTGCTGGGCGAAGACGCCCTGCAACACCAGCGCATCGCCCGCGTGCGCATCGCCGGGTCGTGGGTGCCCTACCCCTTTCAGAACAACATCCGCCACCTGCCCAAAGAGCTGGTCTGGGAGTGTGTGGACGGCCTGGTGGAGGCGCACGACCGCGCGGCTCGGGAATCGGCTCCGGCAGCGGACTTTGCCGAGTGGATCGACCGCGTCTTCGGCGCGGGCATCGCCCGGCTGTTCATGCGGCCGTACAACTTCAAGGTCTGGGCCACACCGCCGGAGCGCATGCAGGCCGGCTGGATCGGCGAGCGCGTCTCCGTGGTGGACCTGCGCCGCGTGCTGGAGAACATCATCCTTGAGAAGGAGGACGTCTCCTGGGGCCCGAACAACACGTTCCGCTTTCCCCTGGAAGGCGGCACCGGCGCCATCTACACGCGGCTGGCCCAGCCCTACATGGACCGCATCCGCCTGGAAACGCCAGTGGCCGGCGTAGACGCCGAGTCCAGGACCATACGCACGGCAGATGGCCAGACCATCACCTACGAGAACCTGCTGAACACGTCGCCACTGGATCTCTTTGCCGGGAAGCTTGTAAGCGACGCGCCGGACAGCCTGCGCGAGGCGGCAACGCTGCTGGAGCACAACTCCGTGTTCGTAGCCGGGGTGGGCGTGGCCGGAACGCGCGACGACGACACGTGCTGGATGTACTTTCCCGAGGACAACAGCCCCTTCTACCGCACAACGAACTTCCACAACTACTCCCCGCGCAACGTGCCGGCCGGCGTGTCGGCCCGGGCGCTCATGGCCGAGACTTCCTTTTCCGCATACAAGAAGGAGGACACGGCCGCGCTCATGGACCGCACCGTGGACGGTCTGGTCGCTTCCGCACTGATGGAAAACGATGAGAAGCGTGCTATACTCACACGCTGGGAGACGGTTCTGCCATACGGCTACCCCGTTCCCACCCTGGACCGCGACCGCGCCCTGGCCGCCATCCAGCCATGGTTGGAAGAACGCGGCATCTGCTCCCGCGGCCGTTTCGGCGGCTGGCGGTACGAGGTCGCGAACATGGACCACTCCGTAATGCAGGGCAAGGAATGGGCCGACCGCGTGACCCGCGGCGACACCGAACAAACCTACACCACACCATCGAAATAA
- a CDS encoding TIGR00266 family protein has translation MTGWYLSYDGGQEGPMDEMEARARAQANPEGFAWRQGFFNWTPIAQVPELMQSGLAGPGAAPTPPPPSAMQAHDIDYRILGQEMQFVEVELDPGESAVAEAGAMMYKDPEVAMETIFGDGSARHASSGFMGKLMGAGKRMLTGESLFMTVFTQTGGAKGHVAFAAPYPGNIIPVLLTDLNGYLVCQKDCFLCAAKGVSMGIEFQKRILTGLFGGEGFIMQKLEGDGLVFVHAGGTVMERTLGPGEEVHVDTGCVVAFESRVDFDIRQVGGIKTSLFGGEGLFLAQLRGPGKIWLQSLPFSRVAGRMLQAAPQGGGRRQGEGSILGTLGDLLDGDN, from the coding sequence ATGACAGGCTGGTACCTGAGCTACGACGGCGGCCAGGAAGGCCCCATGGACGAGATGGAGGCCCGCGCCCGGGCCCAGGCCAATCCCGAAGGCTTTGCCTGGCGGCAGGGTTTTTTCAACTGGACCCCCATCGCCCAGGTGCCGGAGCTGATGCAAAGCGGGCTGGCAGGACCCGGCGCCGCACCGACGCCACCACCACCTTCCGCCATGCAGGCGCACGACATCGACTACCGCATCCTGGGCCAGGAGATGCAGTTTGTGGAAGTGGAGCTGGACCCGGGCGAAAGCGCCGTGGCCGAGGCCGGGGCCATGATGTACAAGGACCCCGAGGTGGCTATGGAGACCATCTTCGGCGACGGCTCGGCCCGTCACGCCTCCAGCGGCTTCATGGGCAAGCTCATGGGCGCCGGCAAACGCATGCTTACGGGCGAGAGCCTGTTCATGACCGTGTTCACCCAGACCGGCGGGGCCAAGGGCCACGTGGCCTTTGCCGCACCGTATCCCGGCAACATCATTCCGGTCCTGCTCACGGACCTCAACGGCTACCTGGTCTGCCAGAAGGACTGCTTCCTCTGCGCCGCCAAGGGCGTGTCCATGGGCATCGAGTTCCAGAAGCGCATCCTCACCGGTCTGTTCGGCGGCGAAGGATTCATCATGCAAAAGCTGGAAGGCGACGGCCTCGTGTTCGTGCACGCCGGCGGCACCGTGATGGAGCGCACCCTGGGACCAGGCGAAGAGGTGCACGTGGACACGGGCTGCGTCGTGGCCTTCGAGTCGCGCGTGGACTTCGATATCCGCCAGGTCGGCGGCATCAAGACATCGCTTTTCGGCGGAGAAGGGCTGTTCCTGGCCCAGCTGCGCGGACCGGGCAAGATCTGGCTGCAATCCCTGCCGTTCTCGCGCGTGGCCGGCCGGATGCTGCAGGCAGCTCCCCAGGGCGGCGGCCGCCGCCAGGGCGAAGGCTCCATCCTGGGCACCCTGGGCGATCTGCTTGACGGCGATAACTAG
- a CDS encoding GspE/PulE family protein, with translation MLVEAEALTEEQLQDALSKHKRKGLRLGEYLIETGVLDEARIIEVLSKQLQIRRLDYDSFVPNPELAEIVPFEIAQRHKVVPLSRQGSVLWVAVQDPTDISALDGVMQFTRLEVETVICNREELNAIGQAIYDAKLDVEQSFEEIADDVYVDEDDDDEGDLSIGSLQSQAEDAPVVKIINTILIQALQKRASDIHLSQGPDRVILRYRVDGDLHDQPSPPRKLFTAMVSRIKLLSNLDISVTRIPQDGRFTYRVQEREISVRTSTLPTIYGEKVVMRLHVQSKRNLELHELGMSDRERQKIEAASLKPHGMILATGPTGSGKTTLLYSLLHKISKPNINIVTLEDPVETRLPGITQVQLNTKAGMTFASGLRSILRQDPDVIMVGEIRDRETANIGIESAMTGHQVFSTLHTNDAAGAVTRFIEMEIEPFLIASTLLVVVAQRLVRRICPDCIEPYEAPPQALRAMGVSAQQKMHFFRGKGCIKCSNTGYRGRLGVYEVLEIDDQVQDLILRKASSVEIKRAAIASKKLNTLKMDAAFKVFQGLTTFDEFTTVAF, from the coding sequence ATGCTCGTCGAAGCTGAAGCCCTGACCGAGGAGCAGCTTCAGGACGCGCTGTCAAAGCACAAGCGCAAGGGCTTGCGGCTCGGCGAGTACCTTATCGAGACCGGCGTCCTCGATGAGGCGCGCATCATCGAGGTCCTCAGCAAGCAGCTCCAGATCAGGCGGCTCGACTACGACTCCTTCGTGCCCAACCCGGAGCTGGCCGAGATCGTTCCCTTTGAGATCGCGCAGCGCCACAAGGTCGTCCCCCTCTCCAGGCAGGGCTCTGTCCTCTGGGTCGCCGTGCAGGACCCCACCGACATCTCCGCCCTCGACGGCGTCATGCAGTTCACGCGTCTCGAAGTGGAAACCGTGATCTGCAACCGCGAAGAACTCAACGCCATCGGCCAGGCGATTTATGACGCCAAGCTGGACGTGGAGCAGTCCTTCGAGGAAATCGCCGATGACGTCTACGTGGACGAGGATGATGACGATGAAGGTGACCTCTCCATCGGCTCCTTGCAGTCGCAGGCCGAGGACGCGCCTGTCGTCAAAATCATCAACACCATCCTCATCCAGGCACTGCAGAAACGCGCGAGCGACATACATCTGAGCCAGGGACCGGACCGCGTCATCCTGCGCTACCGCGTGGACGGCGATCTGCACGACCAGCCTTCCCCGCCCAGAAAGCTGTTCACGGCCATGGTCTCGCGCATCAAGCTGCTCTCCAACCTCGACATCTCCGTCACGCGCATTCCCCAGGACGGCCGCTTCACCTACCGCGTCCAGGAGCGGGAAATCAGCGTGCGTACCTCCACCCTGCCCACCATCTACGGCGAAAAGGTGGTCATGCGTCTGCACGTGCAGTCCAAGCGCAACCTGGAGCTGCACGAACTGGGCATGAGCGATCGCGAGCGGCAGAAGATCGAGGCGGCCAGCCTCAAGCCCCACGGCATGATCCTGGCCACGGGCCCCACCGGCAGCGGTAAAACAACCCTGCTCTACTCGCTCCTGCACAAAATTTCCAAGCCGAACATCAACATAGTCACCCTCGAAGACCCGGTGGAAACGCGCCTGCCCGGCATCACGCAGGTGCAGCTCAACACCAAGGCGGGCATGACCTTTGCCTCGGGCCTGCGCTCCATCCTGCGCCAGGACCCGGACGTCATCATGGTCGGCGAGATTCGAGACCGCGAAACGGCGAACATCGGCATCGAATCCGCCATGACCGGCCACCAGGTTTTCTCCACCCTGCACACCAACGACGCGGCTGGCGCCGTCACCCGGTTCATCGAGATGGAGATCGAGCCCTTCCTCATCGCCTCCACCCTGCTCGTGGTGGTGGCTCAGCGGCTCGTGCGGCGCATCTGCCCGGACTGCATCGAACCCTACGAGGCCCCGCCCCAGGCCCTGCGCGCCATGGGCGTCTCGGCGCAACAGAAGATGCACTTCTTCCGCGGCAAGGGCTGCATCAAGTGCAGCAACACCGGCTACCGCGGCCGCCTGGGCGTGTACGAGGTCCTCGAAATCGACGACCAGGTCCAGGACCTCATCCTGCGCAAGGCATCGTCCGTGGAGATCAAACGCGCGGCCATCGCCTCCAAAAAGCTCAACACCCTGAAGATGGACGCGGCCTTCAAGGTCTTCCAGGGCCTCACCACCTTCGACGAGTTCACCACTGTGGCGTTCTGA
- a CDS encoding glycosyltransferase: MKIDLHVHSKFSSRPSQWILRKMNCPESFVEPATIYRTCRDQGMDMVTITDHNVIDGSLSIAHLPHTFISEEITAHFPEDGCKVHVLAWNIDEQVHDEIQALRRNIYELTDYLRRMDVAHALAHPLFAVNDKLTLDHFEKLLLLFDVFESNGTRDSVQNNSLRRILNMLTQAVIDDLANKHDMEPKSETPWRKSMTGGSDDHSGLHIARMHTEVTGARNLNAFLEGVARGDSEPRGRHASPKAFGHILYGIAYQFYRERYGLSRYVNTDSFCTFLDRSLSPDSPKPTCLDKIKAAIHNTGVLRCLRSRKEPEELRSILKTMAQQEFESRRSADPDSMRKAADESEWFDFANATANRVLAHYGDRLMERVVNADFFNIYKELASAGVLYTLLSPFFVGFSVFTKDRAFCKQALSRFLDFHPGLQRPRKRVKIAHFTDTFFETNGVAKTLQEHVDLARASNKEYAIVTCDDGSSRDLPGVLNFKPVGRYELPEYPELSLFYPPFLQMLTAIYDQGFTHIHSATPGPIGLAALGIARALKLPISGTYHTALPQYALHLTGDEAMEEFMWKAMVWYYNQMDYVYVPSDAVGQELRSKGMNPDKIRLYPRGVDVDRFTPQKRNGFFKQFSLNGSRKLLYVGRISREKNLHILEQAYMELCSQYAGKLDFVVVGDGPYRQEMEANLDGTGAVFTGKLEGDDLAAAYASSDLFVFPSTTDTFGRVVLEAQASGLPVVVTNQGGPQENLLPGQTGVVVEGGNSAALKDAILSLIGDGPRLQAMGKSAREYMETRSLSRCFDQTWSMYAGN; encoded by the coding sequence ATGAAAATCGATCTGCATGTGCATTCAAAGTTTTCATCGAGGCCTTCCCAGTGGATTTTGCGGAAGATGAACTGCCCGGAGAGCTTTGTGGAGCCGGCGACAATTTACCGCACCTGCCGGGACCAGGGCATGGACATGGTCACTATCACAGACCACAACGTCATCGACGGTTCGCTCTCCATCGCGCACCTGCCGCACACGTTCATCAGCGAGGAGATCACCGCGCATTTTCCCGAGGATGGCTGCAAGGTGCACGTCCTGGCCTGGAATATCGACGAGCAGGTACACGACGAGATCCAGGCGCTGCGCCGGAACATCTACGAGCTCACGGACTACCTGCGCCGGATGGACGTGGCCCACGCCCTGGCCCATCCCCTGTTCGCCGTCAACGATAAGCTCACCCTGGACCACTTCGAGAAGCTGCTGCTGCTCTTTGACGTTTTCGAGTCCAACGGCACGCGCGACAGCGTGCAGAACAACTCCCTGCGCCGCATCCTGAACATGCTCACCCAGGCCGTGATAGACGACCTCGCCAACAAGCACGATATGGAGCCCAAGTCCGAGACGCCGTGGCGCAAGTCCATGACCGGCGGCTCCGACGACCACAGCGGCCTGCACATCGCCCGCATGCACACCGAGGTGACCGGCGCGCGCAACCTCAACGCATTCCTGGAAGGTGTGGCCAGAGGCGACTCCGAACCCCGCGGCAGACACGCCTCGCCCAAGGCCTTCGGCCATATCCTCTACGGCATCGCCTACCAGTTCTACCGCGAGCGCTACGGCCTGTCCCGCTATGTGAACACCGACAGCTTCTGCACCTTCCTCGATCGCTCCCTTTCTCCGGATTCGCCCAAGCCGACCTGCCTGGACAAGATCAAGGCCGCGATCCACAACACCGGAGTCCTGCGCTGCCTCCGCTCCCGCAAGGAGCCGGAAGAGCTGCGCTCCATCCTCAAAACCATGGCCCAGCAGGAGTTCGAATCGCGCCGCAGCGCCGACCCGGACTCCATGCGCAAGGCCGCGGACGAGAGCGAGTGGTTCGACTTTGCCAACGCCACGGCCAACCGTGTGCTGGCCCACTACGGCGACCGGCTCATGGAGCGGGTGGTCAACGCGGACTTCTTCAACATCTATAAGGAGCTGGCCTCGGCAGGCGTGCTCTACACGCTGCTCTCGCCGTTCTTCGTAGGCTTCTCCGTGTTCACCAAGGACCGCGCCTTCTGCAAGCAGGCCCTCTCCCGGTTCCTGGACTTCCACCCCGGGCTGCAGCGTCCGCGCAAGCGCGTGAAGATCGCCCACTTCACCGACACCTTTTTCGAGACCAACGGCGTGGCCAAGACCCTGCAGGAGCATGTGGACCTGGCCCGCGCCAGCAACAAGGAGTACGCCATCGTCACCTGCGACGACGGCTCCAGCCGCGACCTGCCCGGCGTGCTCAACTTCAAGCCGGTGGGCCGCTACGAGCTGCCCGAGTACCCGGAGCTCTCGCTTTTCTACCCGCCGTTCCTGCAGATGCTCACTGCCATCTACGACCAGGGCTTCACGCACATCCACTCGGCCACGCCCGGCCCCATCGGCCTGGCCGCGCTGGGCATCGCCCGCGCTCTCAAGCTGCCCATTTCCGGCACCTACCACACGGCTCTGCCACAGTACGCCCTGCACCTTACGGGCGACGAGGCCATGGAAGAGTTCATGTGGAAGGCCATGGTCTGGTACTACAACCAGATGGACTACGTGTACGTGCCGTCCGACGCCGTGGGTCAGGAGCTGCGCTCCAAGGGCATGAACCCTGACAAGATCCGCCTCTACCCCCGCGGCGTGGACGTGGACCGCTTCACCCCGCAGAAGCGCAACGGCTTCTTCAAGCAGTTCAGCCTGAACGGCTCCAGAAAGCTGCTCTACGTGGGCCGCATCTCCAGGGAGAAGAATCTGCACATCCTGGAGCAGGCCTACATGGAGCTCTGCAGCCAGTACGCGGGCAAGCTGGACTTCGTGGTGGTGGGCGACGGCCCCTACCGCCAGGAGATGGAAGCCAACCTGGACGGCACGGGCGCCGTGTTCACCGGCAAGCTGGAAGGAGACGACCTGGCCGCGGCCTATGCCTCCAGCGACCTCTTCGTCTTCCCCTCCACCACGGACACCTTTGGCCGCGTGGTGCTGGAGGCCCAGGCCTCGGGTCTGCCGGTGGTGGTCACGAACCAGGGCGGACCGCAGGAGAACCTCCTGCCCGGCCAGACAGGCGTCGTGGTGGAAGGCGGCAACTCCGCCGCGCTCAAGGACGCCATCCTCTCCCTCATCGGCGACGGCCCCCGGCTGCAGGCCATGGGCAAGAGCGCCCGCGAGTACATGGAAACCCGCTCCCTCTCTCGCTGCTTCGACCAGACCTGGTCGATGTACGCCGGCAACTGA
- a CDS encoding methyl-accepting chemotaxis protein: MDRTRRGVLHSIGNRATLVVICILFVMGGLGTGLSVLRLLELSEHNVADTYDLVLSRAKDAIRNQTHLPYQVVRRHAEMVRDPEPIEIPLRVVAGQVQAALQENLPPDELREHILELVADAGHTAVYDIWASDGTSMAFNTDVGLMGAAIDDPSLFADATGALYLVQAMESSRTAANGAAVYEYARKGEGGSALGVVVHIPDSDWFVGSEAPIDALIRIRQQQALDELKAMRLQDGNYFWVNDTSEPLPHMIMHPTSPSLDGKALANPKFDCAVKMQAGQDGEIVPLDNKNLFVAMVDVVKHAGEGFVWYQWTKPTEDGGATKELYPKLSYVILYEPWGWVIGNGIYIDDIQAIVSERQQVFEQHISAMMIKIAVISLVLLLFVVVGLLWYFRRLITRPIGKLAAFSEDITRGDLDAQLSGYFPGETKDLKDSMEIMVGSLKQAVQDAEDKGREAEAEAERTRQALDEAREAGERAMEARKDGLREAAGKLEDLVDTLRNAADDLASRVADATSVAENQREQVSEAAMSMGEMNTAVMDVAENASRASKSADAAREKAGMGKTVVTEVVGSIHTVADTTTAMQTSLKDLAEQAEAIGRVMTVINDIADQTNLLALNAAIEAARAGDAGRGFAVVADEVRKLAEKTMQATDEVGRAVSSIQSGVAGAGRHMDESADAVRQSSDLAGQAGSALEDIVRMVDEATDQVRAIATASEEQSASSETISRTMGSVSELSDATAQNMDEAVEAIGKLTALAAQLTELMDSLRNG, encoded by the coding sequence ATGGATCGGACGCGGCGTGGAGTCCTGCACTCCATAGGCAATCGTGCAACCCTTGTCGTCATCTGCATTCTGTTTGTCATGGGGGGGCTGGGAACCGGCCTGAGCGTTCTGCGGCTCCTGGAGCTTTCGGAGCACAACGTCGCGGACACCTACGACCTGGTCCTTTCGCGGGCAAAGGACGCCATCCGCAACCAGACCCATCTGCCGTACCAGGTGGTGCGCCGCCATGCGGAGATGGTGCGCGATCCGGAGCCCATCGAGATTCCGTTGCGCGTGGTGGCCGGGCAGGTGCAGGCCGCCCTCCAGGAGAACCTGCCTCCGGATGAGCTGCGGGAGCATATCCTGGAGCTCGTGGCCGACGCCGGCCATACGGCCGTCTACGACATCTGGGCCAGCGACGGGACGAGCATGGCCTTCAACACCGACGTGGGGCTTATGGGAGCCGCAATCGACGATCCTTCCCTGTTCGCCGATGCGACAGGCGCGCTCTACCTTGTCCAGGCCATGGAAAGCAGCCGCACCGCCGCGAACGGCGCCGCCGTGTATGAGTACGCCCGGAAGGGGGAGGGCGGCTCCGCCCTCGGCGTGGTGGTGCACATCCCGGACTCGGACTGGTTCGTGGGCTCGGAAGCGCCCATCGATGCGCTGATCCGCATCCGCCAGCAGCAGGCCCTGGACGAGCTCAAGGCCATGCGCCTGCAGGACGGCAACTACTTCTGGGTTAACGACACCAGCGAGCCGCTGCCGCACATGATCATGCATCCCACCAGCCCCTCCCTGGACGGGAAGGCCCTGGCTAACCCGAAGTTCGACTGCGCCGTGAAGATGCAGGCCGGCCAGGACGGCGAGATCGTTCCCCTGGACAACAAGAACCTCTTCGTCGCCATGGTGGATGTGGTCAAGCACGCCGGCGAAGGTTTTGTCTGGTACCAGTGGACCAAACCCACCGAGGACGGCGGCGCTACCAAGGAGCTCTATCCCAAGCTTTCCTACGTGATCCTCTATGAACCGTGGGGCTGGGTTATCGGCAACGGTATCTACATCGACGATATCCAGGCCATCGTGTCCGAGCGCCAGCAGGTATTCGAACAGCATATCAGCGCCATGATGATCAAGATCGCGGTCATCAGCCTGGTGCTTCTGCTGTTCGTTGTCGTGGGGCTGCTGTGGTACTTCCGCCGGCTCATCACCCGCCCCATCGGCAAGCTTGCGGCGTTTTCCGAGGACATCACCCGAGGCGACCTCGACGCGCAGCTCAGCGGCTATTTCCCGGGCGAGACCAAGGATCTCAAAGACTCCATGGAGATCATGGTGGGCTCCCTGAAGCAGGCCGTGCAGGACGCCGAGGACAAAGGCCGCGAGGCAGAGGCCGAGGCCGAACGAACCAGGCAGGCGCTGGACGAAGCCAGGGAGGCCGGGGAGCGGGCCATGGAGGCGCGCAAGGATGGCCTGCGCGAGGCGGCCGGCAAGCTGGAAGATCTCGTGGACACGCTGCGCAACGCGGCAGACGATCTGGCCTCCCGCGTTGCAGACGCCACGAGCGTTGCCGAGAATCAGCGGGAGCAGGTGAGCGAGGCCGCCATGTCCATGGGCGAGATGAACACCGCCGTGATGGACGTGGCCGAGAACGCATCCCGCGCCTCCAAAAGCGCGGACGCTGCGCGAGAGAAAGCCGGCATGGGCAAGACCGTGGTGACCGAGGTGGTGGGCTCTATCCACACTGTGGCCGACACCACCACGGCCATGCAGACGAGCCTGAAGGATCTGGCCGAGCAGGCCGAGGCCATTGGCCGGGTGATGACGGTGATCAACGACATTGCCGACCAGACCAACCTGCTGGCCCTGAACGCGGCCATCGAGGCGGCGCGCGCAGGCGACGCCGGCCGGGGGTTCGCCGTGGTGGCCGACGAGGTCCGCAAGCTGGCCGAGAAGACCATGCAGGCCACGGACGAGGTGGGCCGCGCCGTGAGCTCCATCCAGTCCGGCGTGGCCGGGGCTGGCCGGCACATGGATGAATCGGCCGACGCCGTGCGGCAATCCAGCGACCTGGCCGGCCAGGCAGGCTCCGCCCTGGAGGATATCGTGCGCATGGTGGACGAGGCCACGGACCAGGTTCGGGCCATCGCCACAGCCTCGGAAGAGCAGTCCGCATCCAGCGAGACCATCAGCCGGACCATGGGCTCCGTAAGCGAGCTCTCCGACGCCACGGCGCAGAACATGGACGAGGCCGTGGAGGCCATCGGCAAGCTCACGGCCCTGGCCGCGCAGCTCACCGAGCTCATGGACTCGTTACGCAACGGGTAG